The sequence below is a genomic window from Paenibacillus sp. DCT19.
AGGTGCGATTGGAAAAGTGGTGCAAGTGATGGGCACCGGGCCACATCGATTAAATGCGCCAGCTCGTCCTGACTGGTTCTTCCGTCATGAACAGTATGGTGGTATCCTCTGCGACATCGGTAGCCATCAGATCGAACAATTCCTGACGTTTGCCTCCTGTACGGATGCAGAAGTGGCATTCAGCCGGGTGCATAATTTCAACCATCCGCAATACCCTGAGTTGGAGGATTTCGGAGAAGCGTCTCTGATTGGTAACAATGGAGCGTCAGGCTATTTCCGCGTAGACTGGTTTACACCAGATGGGCTCAGCACTTGGGGCGATGGTCGTACCGTAATCCTCGGGACAGACGGTTACATTGAGTTGCGGAAATATATTGATGTGGGTCGTGAGTCTCAAGGAGATCAAGTTTATCTAGTCAATCACGAAGGTGAGTACCATTATGGTGTGAAAGGGCAGGTGGGGTATCCCTTCTTCGGCGATCTGATCCGTGATTGTCTGGCTCGGACAGAGAATGCGATGACCCAAGAGCATGCCTTTAAGGCAGCTGAGATCTGTCTGATTGCCCAGCACAAAGCGATGAGTGAACGAGTCATCTGGAGCGGTGGAGCGAAGTAGAAGCTATTGTTCGTTTGAATAAGATAGTTAGATTAATATATTGGCAAAATCAAAGAGCAGCCGGATGTAAAGGCTGCTCTTTGAGATGTAATTGTTACTTGAAAATGGAACAATATGGTTTAAACTAGATTTAGTCGGAAATAGTTCAGAAATTTGTAGTATTTACGAAGTTCGTAAATTTGAAGTTAGCCGAAATTATTGCGATAGTAAAAAGAAAGAAGGATTATTATGGGGAAATATGGTGAAGCAGCAGTGAAAGCTGTCAATTATCTTAAAGAACATAAACATGGTGATCCAATTAAAGCATGGAATGAAGTGACAATGGAAATATTTGGTGAAGGTAGCTCTTCACAGAAAAAGGGATGCGCGAAAAACACTTTTTTAGGTCTATGCGAAGCAGGTCTACTTGAAAGCATTCCAAGAGGAGTTTACACAAATTCAAAAAAGAATAAAGCATACGGGCTAAAGGCAGTAAAAATATTAGGTGAGATTGATAAGGATAAGGATAAGGATATACATCAAAGAGTATTATGGAAAGAAGTAATTGGAGATCAAGACGTTAAGTACAATTCACAAATGGATGTCGTTCTAGGACTATGGAAAGAAGGGATGATCAGGCTTTGAGTGGCTAACTCGAAGAAGACAATAACTCCGGCTAACATAATATTCACGCTGCGGACATTCGTCCTTGGTCTGGCATTCGCCAGACACCCGACATGCGTCGAGTCGTGAATACAGGAACGTTAGGTGAAATTCCGAGGCGAAATTGAAAGGAAGGTAAGTGATGTTTGATGGAGATCAGTTCAATGAATTTGAGACTGCAAAAAATTATCAAGAAGCCTTTCTGTCGATGAAAAGAGAGTGGGACAAAGGGAAGCGTGATTTGAGTATATGCTTGAATTTAGGTTTTTTATCCTGGTATTTGAGTGTCGAATCTGGAAATACGTTTGTTACTGAGGGCTTAATGAAAACGATTATGAGATGATTGAATTGACATTAAACGAAGTTACAGAGAAAGGGATACATAATTTCTCTACAGAAACGCAGTTTTTATTGATTTTCGGTTATATGATTACGTTGTTTCCTCAACATTTTGGAGACTATGAGCATTGGGAAAGCATAGGGAAAAACATGCTGTCAAAAGCATACGAGTTGGAACCAAGTGATCCAATAATTGAAATGGTTTTTCTTGCGGATAGTATGAAAAGTGAAGGTTATAAAAATGCTTGTTTAAGAGCAAAAGAACATATTAAAGACAGATTTAAGAATAAAGGATTAATGGATAAATATTTTCAAGACGTATTTGATAGGTAATTCAGAGGAACATCACTTAACAATATATTCACGCTGCAGACATCCGTCCTTGGTTCGGCATTCGCCGGACACCCAGCATGAGCTGGGTCGTGAATACAGGAACGTTAGATGAAATAGCCGCAGAACCAAACAAACATTGGAAATGGATGTTAAGTCCACTCAAACTTTAGTGTATAATAAAAACAAAGAAGTGTAGGAGGTATGCAGAGTGAGTATTGAAGAGAAACTTATTCAAGACTTTTTGACATTGCCTGATGACAAGAAAATTGAAGTGATTGATTTTGTTGAATTTCTAAAGAATCGTAATAATAAGCAAATGGATTCGCTCATGGACGATATTATAAACGAGAATATTGAGGCACTTAGGGAATTATCGAAATGAAGTATCTTAGTCTGGAACAGATTCTTCAATTCCATACTAAGATTATTAAGTCAACAGGCGGCTCCGATGGAGTTAGAGATCTTGGGCTAGTTGAAAGTGCTCTTAAGAAAGCGGAAGCAACTTTTGATGGACAGGAACTTTACGAAGGAAATATAAAGAAAATATCTGTTACTACATTTGCTCTAATAAAGAATCATGGATTTATTGACGGGAATAAACGTATAGGGGTAGCAACTATGCTGCTTTTATTACGTTTAAATGAGATTTCTGTAAAGTACGAGCAAGAAGAATTAGTTGAATTGGGATTGAAGACCGCAGAAGGTGAATTCATAGAAGAGAACATACAAAAGTGGATAGAAGTGCATCAAGTGTAAATTGGCTTGATGTTCTTTTTTTGTAAGAACAACTGAAGGTATTTCAAAGTAGACGTCTACACCATCTAACATTATATTCAAGCAACGGTTCCTTCCGGAGCCCTGGTCTGCGGGAAGGATTTCGAAGAGGCACTTCAGCAGACAACCCCTTCGGGGTTCATGAATACAGGAACGTTAGGTGAAATATGACTAGAACGAGGTGAAGACAATAATTCAATTTGATCTCATATCTGATATTCATTTAGATTTTTGGGTGGAATATTCAAGTAATCATAAAAAACAAAATCAAAGATTAGATAAGTTTGTGCAAATAATTCTTCCTGAAGAGCCTTCAGAAGTTTTGGCAATAGCTGGTGATCTAGGTCACTATAACAAACAAAATTTCATATTTCTCGAAAAACTCAGGGAACATTATAAGTATATTCTGCTGGTAGCAGGTAATCACGACTACTATTTAGTTACTAAATCAATAAAAAATAAATACAAACGTAACTCAATACATAGATTTGAAGAAATGAAAATAATGGCAGAAAAAATACCTGGAGTATTATTTTTAGATGGAAATACAATTGAAATTGGTGGAACTACTTTTGGTGGTGCTGGAATGTGGTATGACTTTCAATATGGAATATATCAACTAAACATAGAAGTAAATAAAATCTATGATAATTGGAAGTCGATATCAAATGATTCTGTTTTAATAGAGGGATTACCGCGATTGGTGGAAGCAATGTATGTGCAAGAGTTAACAAAACTCAAGAAGATACTTGATACTTCAGATGTGGTGGTTACTCATATTTCACCCGATTGGACTAAGGTTCCATTAGATAAAATAAATGATATTAGCAACAGCTTTTATTATTTTAACGGTAGGGAGTTATTATATAATCTAAATAGAAAGATCTGGTGTTTTGGTCATATTCATAGAAGAGAGGATTACATAAATGAAGGATGTAGACTCATAAATGCCTCTTTGGGGTATCCGGATGAGAATGATGGTATACCAAAGAAGATTATGAAGGTAACTCATTGAAGAGTCATACATCACCTAACATAATATTCAAGCTGCGACTCCTTTGGAGCCTGGGTCTGCTGGAAGGATTCCGAGGAGGCATTTCAGCAGACCCCCCTTGGGGTTCATGAATACAGGAACGTTATACGTAATTACTGTAAAAGGAGCAAGTCATGAGGATCTTAAAAGAACGTTTAAAAACACAATCATCAAAGAAACAATATAGATGTTTTCTTGAAATCGTTCTAGAAATGACTTCTCGATTTCCCATTTCGGTAAGTGAATCTGTACAAACAATCGTACATAACGGATACTTCCGTGAAAGATTTGCTGAGGACGAAATTTATTATCATGACGTACCTGAAGTATGGGCTAAGACTTATTACTGGGGTCATAGTAATTTTTGGTGGAAACAAGGTGAAGAAAGAAAACGATATAAACTACCACCATTAAAACCTGCTAGAAAAATAAATTAGAACGATACATGTATATAAAAGTACAAGAAAAAGGACAAAACCGTTTTTTTGCTTCTGAACGAACAATTAATGAATTGATTAAAGGAGAGCTGGTGGGTAACTCGTATAAAAAACTTTGGGAGATCCATGCGATAAATTACAATGAGGCTCTAAAAAAATATTATAACCATATGGGATGGGAACCTTACATAGAACAACAATGAAAGTAATTCAGGAAGAGCAGTAACTACGTATAACATAATATTGACGCTGCGGGCATACGCCCTAGGTCAGGCATTCGGCGGACACCCAGCATATGCTGGGTCGTGAAAACGGGAACGTTAGATGAAATCACCGTGAACAGGATTCAAGACTCTACAAATGAAAGGTAAATCTCAAAATGATTGATAAAGAACAAGTCATGGACATGCTATTAAACGCATGTCCATCTTATAATAAGAGATATGAAAAATATGTAAAAGAAAACTATACAACAGATGAAGATAAACTTATCTATTTAGACATAAGTGACTTTCTCGAACATTTAATTGAATGCTATCAGAATAAACAGACCAATGAATTTGATAAAGTATTTGAGGCCATAGAAGAATTGCATATCAATGGGAATTCGTTTGTTAAAGAGTTAGCAACAATTGGGGGATTAGAAACTCTTCAGAACAAATTAGAACATAAGAATGTAGAGTATGGTGAATTTGAAAAGTATTTAAGATCTGAATCTAAAATCTGGTGGAATAATTTAATTGATTTTTGGAACGGGAAGACAGAATACGTTGGAGGTCCCATTAAAGAACAATAAAGAATTTTGAATGTAATTCAAGAAGTCGGTGTCATCATCTAACATAATATTCACGCTGCGGGTATACGTCCTGGTTCTGCATTCGCCGAACACCCGACATGTGTCTGGTCGTGAATACAGGAACGTTATAGGAAATCAGCGTTAGAGCATAAAGACAAAAATCCTTTAGTAAGCAGGTGAAGACTTTGAACATCGATTTTATTATTCTCCACGGTTCGCCTGGGAATGGAAAAACAACATTGTCCCAGAGATTACACGAACACTTTAAGACTCCATATTTTGAATTTGGTTGGATTCCAGAATTTAGCTCTCTAGCACCTTCAGTTCAGATCACTCAAAAAGAAGAAGAACAATTAGCATTTGAAAATTTGATGTTGGTCGTAAAAAACTATAATCGTCATGGGTTTAAGCATATTATTATTACAGATCTTAATGATATTAGAATGTTGGATATTCCTAAAGAATTTGAAGGGTATAACTATACTATTTTGACACTTTGTAGTGATCAAGATGAAGTGATTAAATATAGAATTCTAAATAGAGATAACGGGAATAGTTACACTGATTGGGAAACTTCTATAAAAATGAACTCCCTCATTAGGGGAAGGAACAAACTCCCGAATGAATATCGAATAATAAATTCAAGTAGTGATGTAGAAACTACATTTCAAGAAATATTGAAAGTGTTGGAAAAGCATGTGCCATCAAGAACTAATAAAATTGATGTGAGAGAAGATGATTTTTATAGTTATACTACCACTTGAATGAATCTGTAGGTGAATCAATCAATTATAGAAGCGTCACAAAGACATGTAAATTATTCAACACTAGGTAGAGGACATCGTTCAGGTCTTCAAAGCATAATAAATGAAATGAAATCTTAGAGCATGTAGCAGTTACAAAGAAGTCGTTGACATCCTATAACAATATATTCACGCAGTGGACATTCGTCCTTTGTTCGGCATTCGCCGGACACCCGACATGTGTCGGGTCGTGAATACAGGAACGTTATGTGAAATACCTAAATTCAGAAACATAAATTGAGGGATAAAAAACCGATGACCACGGATGATTTTGAATACTACACAGATAAAGATTTTGAATGGACTGGGGTTTTGAACCTATACCTCGGTTCAGAATTTCCAAATAAGAAAGGCACTACTTTTAGAATAGATGTATTAATTGCAGAGAACATTGAAGAGCCAGAATTGTCTATTTTGAAATCGTTTGGACAGTCATGGACATGGGGGGAAGATCGTCGAATAAAAGCCTTTGAACTGCTCGAATTTCAATACATAGATAAAAGGCTTATTTTTGATTTTAGAACGATGAGAAAGAGCCGCAAATATGATGAGATTAAATACTTTTTGTTTGATTTAGGGGCAGGAATTGAAATTGAAGGAAACAAAATCAAAGAAATTCAAGTAAGAGAACTGAAGTAATTTTATTAAGGAAGGGTACATCACATAACAACCGCAAACAAATAAATAAAAATGATAATTGAAATTTAGAGAACAATGTGGAGGCGAATATGAAATTTTATATAGCTTCAAGTTTTAGTAATACTACAGCTGTCCGAACTGTTGCAAATCAATTGAAATTAAATGGATTTATCCAAACCTATGACTGGATAGAAAACCAAAATGTTAATTCACTAAAAGATCTACGAGAGATTGGTTACCTAGAGAAGAATGCAATTTTGAATTCAGACATTTTTATTATAATGTTGCCAGCTGGTAAAGGTGCCCATATTGAACTCGGGATAGCACTTGGGGCAATGAAAGAGATTTATTTATATTCTGAAACCAACGAGATGAATGAAATTGAGACTACAAGTACCTTTTATCAGCTGGACGAAGTAAAAAGGATTATTGGAACAATGGATGAACTCATTAAAACAATAAATTTAGAATAAATACTGAATATTAAAGAAATTAAGGGATTTATAAGTAATTCGAGAAGGCGCTAACAACCCATAACATAATATTCAAGCAGCGGCTTCTATGGAGCCTTGGTCTGCTGGATGCATTTCAAAGAGGAATTTCAGCAGACAACCCCGTTGGGGTTCATGAATACAGGAACGTTAGATGAAATGCTTTAAGGAGATAAAAATGAATATTATAAATATAGTTGAAAGACTTAAAAAACATAATATATTACTCGATTCTGGATTATCTCAATACGAAATTGCAAAGATCGAAAACACGTTCAATATACAATTTCCACCAGATCTGAGTGAACTGCTTCGAAGTGTTCTTCCTATAAGTAAAGGGTTCATTAATTGGAGAGATAGCACAGAGGGAAATGTTAATTCAATATTCGATAGATTAAATTGGCCATTGGAAGGTATGCTGTTTGATGTAGAACATAATTCATTCTGGTATGATGGCTGGGGTGTTAGACCCATCGATTTAAATGAAGCAAAAGAATTATGTAAATTTAAATACCTTGAAGTTCCAACACTCATACCGATTTACTCACACAGATATGTTCCAGCTAATCCACTTGAATGCGGAAATCCAATCTTCTCAGTGCACCAAACAGACATAATATATTATGGTGAGAACATAGAGGAATATTTCAAGGTAGAGTTTAAAGATAAATCATATAACAAAATGAATTATGAAAAGATCAAATATATAACGTTCTGGTCTGAAATAGTGACATGATTCGAATAAGAGAGCACATCGTTTAACAAAGTATCTACGTAGCGGGATTCGCTCTTGGTTTGCAAGAAGCGGTAAGCAAAGAAGTTGATTCAGCGAACAGCCTGTGAATCCAACCGATCCTCGCGAATCTTAAGCCTCTCGGTTTCGAATTCCAAACGTTACAGGAAATCATGTAAAGTTAATTTAGGAGGGGTTAAAGAAAATGAACAAGAAACTATTAGACCAATTTGAAAATTTTAATGAATTTGTAAAAGTAATTGATGATCGGACTTGGCAAAAGCCGATCGCCCCTGGAAAGTGGACGGTGAAGGAAGTCGTGGCTCACCTTTGGAATTGGGATACATTTACTTTAAATACGATGCTCCCACACATAAAAGATCAAGCGATGCTGCCAGAGTTCGTCGATCATGATACTCATAATTTAAAAGCAATAGAGAAGGCTAAGGAATTTACAGACAGAGAAAGTATGATTAAAACCTTTATTGAAACTCGAACTCATTTAGTAAACCAATTCCGTAAGGTAGATCATTCAGAAATTCGATTTTTTATAGGAGATGATAAACGACCTTATACATATCAAAGATACCTAAAAATATTCATAAATCATGATGAACACCATAAGAAACAAATAGAAAGCGTACTAGGGTGATTAATAGATGTCATGGATATCCTATAACATAGTACTCAAGTTGCGAATCCTAACGGAGTCTTGGTCTGCGGGAAGGATTTCGGAGCGGAATTTTAGCAGACAGCCCCTTATGGAAATGGATATTAAGTCCACTAAAGCTTTAGTGTATAATAAAGAACAAAAAAATGCAGAGTGAGTATTGAAGAGACAGACTTTTTGACATTGCTCATGACTAGAAATTGAAGTGATTGATTTTGTTGAATTCCTAAAGAAGTGGCTCCGATGGAGTTCGAGAGGACATTCAACAGACAACCCCCTTCCGGGTTCATAAATACAGGAGCGTTAGGACAAACCAGTGAGAGAAAGGAATAGCAGAATGCTTACTTTAAGACTTACTAAAGACCTGATGAAGGATATGAAAGTAACTTCAATTGAAGAGACTAATGCAGCTTCATTTTTGAGCTGGCATGTAAATATATATATCTTGAACAAACGAAAACATATTGTCTTTGTGAATGATTTAACCAGATTAGCTATTATCGTTGATGGAATAAGAACAGGACAATTAGAGCGATTAAAAGAAAAATTTATGTTAACTTTACGCGAATACTTACTTCAAGAAGGATTTAATGAAACACTAATCAATAAATATTTAGAGTATGGCGCTGAAGTAGTTATTTCAAAGACAAACAATAGAAGTGTTCTAGGAACAATGAAAGAGGTTACATGGTTTGTCGAGGATGACTTTTATGATAATATCGAACGCTTGAAATGGCTGAACAGAATGATTTACAAGCCAATAAATTACAAAGAGCCTATTCATTATTTTATAGAATCTTTATGGGATCATAGGAACTACAACATAGTTTGAAGATGATTCAGAGTTTGATGGCTGAACATGATCATTGTCTATTATTTTTTGAACTCTGATTCCAAACGAAAGATCCGTTTATTTAAAGCTGCCACTTCAGATTTTTTATCTTCTAATTGAAACGTGAATTGATAAATACTATTGATTTGAACAGACATTTGTTTTTGGTTCTGATCTAAGAAAATTTGATTCGTCATGGGCTTTGTCCTTGGACTTCAAGAGGCATTTCAGGTGGACAACCTTGCAAATCACGGCGTAGCTGGAGATTTAAGGTAAGGAGGTATGTTATGAAAGGTAAGATACTATTATTATTTTTTATCACAATAATGCTCTCATCTTGTCAGAATATAAGTCAATCTACTATGTTAAACAGCGAAACTGAATCAATAAAGAGTTCTGAACCGTCTCCTGATGCAGTGAGTACAGGTAATGGAACAGAATCAAAAGAAATAATGGGAAATCCATCGGAAACTTCTGATTATAAAGTGTTACCTACGACCATTGGGAACCTTGATTCGAAAGGTGATTTTTATGATGAAATGTTTCGGAATCCTATAGATCATGATTATGAAGTGGAATTTAATGAATTTCAAAACGCTAATGAGATTGTTACAACTATGGAATGGGGGGCGTTACAAGGTAAATATACAGAGATATGGGATAAGGAGTTGAACCACATATATAAAAAGCTTCTTTCTAAGTTGGATGGAGAACCAAGAGAAGCCTTAATCGAATCACAGAAAGATTGGTTACAGTATCACTTAAAGGAATCAAAATTTGTAGAGGATACATTTATTAATAATGGTTACCTTGGATCAAGTGGATCCGTAAGCTTAGCCACAGCTATAAGGGAGAGAATAAGAGAGAGAACCATACAATTATATGAATATCGATATTTATTAAATGGTGAAATTGAGTTTTTATACTCTGTCAACAAATAACCTAGTCCTAGGATAAGAGCTATCTAAGGCTAGGTTTTTTTCGTGAATATGGGAACATGAGTGAATTATGAGAAAGCAGAATACTTGAATATGTTTTTCAAGGTGGATCCCCAAATAACGTCTTAACCTCACAAAAGAATACCAGATTGAGTTTGGTGGATTTGGCAATACACTTAAAAAGGAGGAACAGAAAAAATGATAAAATCCATTGGTATTGATGAATGGAAAGGTTCCACCTTTAATGAAGAAATAGTTGTGAATCCTACATGGGCGGACACCTTAAGTTTATTAATAAAACTGGACGGGGATAAATTTACATTAGTTTTTTGTGAGATATCAGACACAGATTCAGCATTAGTTGGAGGTGGACCGAAGTGTTTTATAGTGTCTATAACAATCGATGGTAATATATATACTCTTATGAACGATAAACAGGGAGAAAATGATATTTCCTTGGTTGTTGGTGGTCAGTTAGGAAATTATTGTGATAATATTTGTATAGATTTAAATCCTATGCTTGAAGTAATGCAGTGTTATTTTGAAACTGGAAAACTACTTGAAACACATCAATGGAAACAAGAATAATTAAAGTACCTAATCCGTCAATTATGGGGTGTTGAGTGTGTGGGAGAAACTATCAGATGGTTGGAAAGCTAGTTTTGAAGAAGCATGGCAAGCATATGCTCATGGCTCAATTCCTATCGGTGCAGTTATCGTTGATGCTAGTCATAGAATAATTAGTAGAGGTAGAAATAGAATCAACGAAACAACGGCTCCAATTAAACAAACGTGCTCGAATAGATTAGCACATGCAGAGATAAATGCATTGTTACAACTGGATACGTTAGATTCAGAAGAACACAAAAACTACACACTATATACAACAACAGAACCCTGTGTACTTTGTTTTGGTGCAATTATAATGTCAGGAGTTAGGAAAGTAAGATTCGCAGCAACTGATCCTATTGCAGGTGGTGCCAATCTAAATGATGCAGAGAATTCATTCATCAAGTCAAGAAACCTCGATATCAAGTGTGCTGATACATATCTAGGAGAACTTCAACGTGTGTTAAGGACTGACCAGGTTATAAGGGCTTTAGGCGAAGAACAAGCAATTCGATTTTTGGATAAGTACAGAATGAAGTACCCTAAAGCTATTGAATTAGGAATAAAGTGGAATAGAGAGGGGAGATTGCAAGAGGCAGTGAGGAATAACGATCCCGTTGAATTGATTATTAATAATATATCTGATGAGATTAAGACTTTTTAATGGTATCTGAATACCATTCACACTGGAATATTGAATTTAAAGAAGAGACTCGAAGAACAATTTAAACATGATAGAGTCGCTTATACGATGGGTAAGGCAGATTTTATTCAAGAAGTGATTAATAAAGCAAGTAACGATGATGAACTAATTAGGTTTCTGCAAGAAAGAGGCTCCCTTTAAATAGAACCTATTCTCACATCGGTTATTCTGAATCAATGAGAGCGCTTAATTTAGAGGCATATAGAAGGGATATGGTTTTAATGAGAAGAGTAGACGTTGTGTATTCACTAATAACAGACCCGTTCAAAACTAAAGTTCTTGCAGTTAAAAATGCTGATCGATCAAGTTGGTCTCCTCCTGGTGGAGCTGTTGAGTTAAATGAAACATTAGATCAGGCTGCGATTCGCGAGGTAAAAGAGGAAACGGGACTTGAAGTGAAAGTCCATGGGATTGTTGCAATCAACGAGTGCAAATTTGAGGATATCAATGAACATGTCATTTTTTATACGTTTAGGGCAGAGATCGTAGGCGGCGAAGAACAAATTATTAGACCAGATGAAATCTCTGAAATTGCATGGTTGGACATAGAAGAGGCGGATGAATTAATGCCTTATTATAAAGGTGGATTTAAAAATTTAATTCATGGAAATGAGAGTATGTATTTTAAT
It includes:
- a CDS encoding NUDIX hydrolase; this encodes MRRVDVVYSLITDPFKTKVLAVKNADRSSWSPPGGAVELNETLDQAAIREVKEETGLEVKVHGIVAINECKFEDINEHVIFYTFRAEIVGGEEQIIRPDEISEIAWLDIEEADELMPYYKGGFKNLIHGNESMYFNEGRKVLQS
- a CDS encoding type II toxin-antitoxin system death-on-curing family toxin, giving the protein MKYLSLEQILQFHTKIIKSTGGSDGVRDLGLVESALKKAEATFDGQELYEGNIKKISVTTFALIKNHGFIDGNKRIGVATMLLLLRLNEISVKYEQEELVELGLKTAEGEFIEENIQKWIEVHQV
- a CDS encoding maleylpyruvate isomerase N-terminal domain-containing protein gives rise to the protein MNKKLLDQFENFNEFVKVIDDRTWQKPIAPGKWTVKEVVAHLWNWDTFTLNTMLPHIKDQAMLPEFVDHDTHNLKAIEKAKEFTDRESMIKTFIETRTHLVNQFRKVDHSEIRFFIGDDKRPYTYQRYLKIFINHDEHHKKQIESVLG
- a CDS encoding DUF2281 domain-containing protein, whose amino-acid sequence is MSIEEKLIQDFLTLPDDKKIEVIDFVEFLKNRNNKQMDSLMDDIINENIEALRELSK
- a CDS encoding lysozyme inhibitor LprI family protein, producing the protein MKGKILLLFFITIMLSSCQNISQSTMLNSETESIKSSEPSPDAVSTGNGTESKEIMGNPSETSDYKVLPTTIGNLDSKGDFYDEMFRNPIDHDYEVEFNEFQNANEIVTTMEWGALQGKYTEIWDKELNHIYKKLLSKLDGEPREALIESQKDWLQYHLKESKFVEDTFINNGYLGSSGSVSLATAIRERIRERTIQLYEYRYLLNGEIEFLYSVNK
- a CDS encoding metallophosphoesterase, which encodes MKTIIQFDLISDIHLDFWVEYSSNHKKQNQRLDKFVQIILPEEPSEVLAIAGDLGHYNKQNFIFLEKLREHYKYILLVAGNHDYYLVTKSIKNKYKRNSIHRFEEMKIMAEKIPGVLFLDGNTIEIGGTTFGGAGMWYDFQYGIYQLNIEVNKIYDNWKSISNDSVLIEGLPRLVEAMYVQELTKLKKILDTSDVVVTHISPDWTKVPLDKINDISNSFYYFNGRELLYNLNRKIWCFGHIHRREDYINEGCRLINASLGYPDENDGIPKKIMKVTH
- a CDS encoding group-specific protein; amino-acid sequence: MKFYIASSFSNTTAVRTVANQLKLNGFIQTYDWIENQNVNSLKDLREIGYLEKNAILNSDIFIIMLPAGKGAHIELGIALGAMKEIYLYSETNEMNEIETTSTFYQLDEVKRIIGTMDELIKTINLE
- a CDS encoding SMI1/KNR4 family protein, whose product is MNIINIVERLKKHNILLDSGLSQYEIAKIENTFNIQFPPDLSELLRSVLPISKGFINWRDSTEGNVNSIFDRLNWPLEGMLFDVEHNSFWYDGWGVRPIDLNEAKELCKFKYLEVPTLIPIYSHRYVPANPLECGNPIFSVHQTDIIYYGENIEEYFKVEFKDKSYNKMNYEKIKYITFWSEIVT
- a CDS encoding nucleoside deaminase; this translates as MWEKLSDGWKASFEEAWQAYAHGSIPIGAVIVDASHRIISRGRNRINETTAPIKQTCSNRLAHAEINALLQLDTLDSEEHKNYTLYTTTEPCVLCFGAIIMSGVRKVRFAATDPIAGGANLNDAENSFIKSRNLDIKCADTYLGELQRVLRTDQVIRALGEEQAIRFLDKYRMKYPKAIELGIKWNREGRLQEAVRNNDPVELIINNISDEIKTF